In Streptomyces sp. DG2A-72, one genomic interval encodes:
- a CDS encoding sucrase ferredoxin, with product MSTCASVSRDLDEPISGTAATATTWLLLEQPGPWGVKALTSSHLDPALGRALEAAAEGTGVRIALIRRPGRHADLGTPTARQVYVAHTVPGNVWLHGATVRDPWRLLDLDFAALGRGDHRSVGTALGGRPHAGDPLALVCTNGKRDRCCALLGRPLAAALAASGVEGVWEVTHLGGHRFSPTLLVLPYGYAYGRVEAPAVKEILHGVQEGRIVLEGCRGSSAWERPAQAAELAVRTAARESTADALTVVRTDGAAPRWEVTVAHADGRHWRVVVAQGASLPPRPESCGASVLGSPARMDVVAVRELTPAALASRPHDRHQGTAAQHVRRQRLSMH from the coding sequence GTGAGTACGTGTGCAAGCGTCTCTCGAGACCTCGACGAGCCCATTTCGGGAACCGCGGCGACCGCGACGACCTGGCTGCTGCTGGAGCAGCCAGGTCCCTGGGGTGTCAAGGCGCTCACTTCGAGCCATCTGGATCCCGCGCTGGGACGCGCCCTGGAGGCCGCCGCCGAGGGCACCGGCGTACGCATCGCACTCATCCGGCGCCCCGGACGCCATGCCGACCTCGGCACCCCCACCGCGCGTCAGGTGTACGTGGCCCACACCGTGCCCGGCAACGTGTGGCTGCACGGGGCCACCGTCCGCGACCCGTGGCGCCTGCTCGACCTCGACTTCGCCGCGCTCGGCAGAGGCGACCACCGCAGTGTCGGCACGGCGCTCGGCGGGCGGCCCCACGCCGGTGATCCGCTCGCGCTCGTGTGCACCAACGGCAAGCGGGACCGCTGCTGCGCGCTCCTCGGCCGTCCCTTGGCGGCCGCACTCGCCGCCTCCGGGGTCGAGGGGGTCTGGGAAGTCACCCATCTGGGCGGTCACCGCTTCTCGCCGACGCTGCTCGTCCTGCCGTACGGCTACGCCTACGGCAGGGTCGAGGCGCCCGCCGTCAAGGAGATCCTGCACGGCGTGCAGGAGGGACGGATCGTCCTGGAGGGGTGCCGGGGTAGCTCAGCCTGGGAACGGCCCGCTCAGGCGGCCGAACTCGCGGTCCGCACGGCGGCCCGCGAATCCACCGCGGACGCGCTGACGGTCGTACGGACGGACGGCGCGGCACCGCGCTGGGAGGTGACCGTCGCCCACGCGGACGGGCGTCACTGGCGCGTGGTCGTCGCCCAGGGTGCGTCGCTTCCGCCCCGCCCGGAGAGCTGCGGCGCGTCCGTGCTCGGCTCACCCGCGCGGATGGACGTGGTGGCGGTGCGCGAGCTCACACCGGCGGCGCTCGCGAGCCGACCGCACGACCGACATCAGGGCACCGCAGCACAGCATGTCCGCAGGCAGCGCCTGTCCATGCATTGA